One Xyrauchen texanus isolate HMW12.3.18 chromosome 34, RBS_HiC_50CHRs, whole genome shotgun sequence genomic window carries:
- the LOC127627303 gene encoding glucose-dependent insulinotropic receptor-like: protein MMIIFNATPETSSRKMREHYSMTSANPVLTTPAIIESIVTTMGYILSAGSISIISTNLLVAIALVLLIRKKGYHSWCFALSLSIADILVGVAITGIATDALEGRTASMQKDICLLRMAFVIAPTAASILTMFFISMDRYVAIKFPLRYSQLMSKKMVAGGLVLLWLMSVTVGFLPCIVEPMQQKHYKNVCSFFSVIEPHSIIVVFCAFFFPLLSVFIYFYMDILKIACGHQKRIQQMGSLFLPPGRYWGHVKALRTVAVLVGCFTLCWCPFFVVSIVQVLCPTCKLYHFLENHLWLLGITNSLINPLVYACWQREARYQICEVFAHIKDRLCCMTHSKTADRCHTDQITVGQAVRLHDRTLPVHLTCSESVTIPDQHTVD from the coding sequence ATGATGATAATTTTCAACGCAACTCCTGAGACTTCCTCACGAAAAATGAGGGAGCACTACAGCATGACATCGGCTAATCCAGTACTTACAACCCCCGCAATAATAGAAAGCATAGTTACAACCATGGGCTATATTCTTAGTGCAGGATCTATTTCAATAATCTCCACCAATCTTCTAGTAGCCATTGCTCTGGTCCTGCTCATCCGCAAGAAGGGCTACCACAGTTGGTGCTTCGCCTTAAGCCTTTCTATTGCAGACATTCTAGTGGGTGTAGCAATCACTGGCATTGCCACTGATGCTCTTGAAGGACGGACGGCCTCTATGCAAAAGGACATTTGTTTGTTGCGCATGGCCTTTGTCATAGCCCCAACTGCTGCCTCCATCCTCACCATGTTCTTCATCTCGATGGACCGCTATGTTGCCATTAAATTTCCTTTGCGGTATTCGCAACTAATGAGCAAGAAGATGGTTGCTGGAGGTCTGGTTCTGCTCTGGCTAATGTCTGTAACTGTGGGTTTTTTGCCCTGCATAGTGGAGCCAATGCAGCAGAAACATTATAAGAATGTTTGTTCGTTCTTCTCTGTCATAGAGCCTCATAGCATCATTGTAGTCTTCTGTGCTTTTTTCTTCCCCCTactttctgtctttatttatttctatatggACATCCTCAAAATTGCCTGTGGCCACCAGAAGCGCATTCAGCAAATGGGTTCACTCTTTCTGCCGCCCGGACGTTACTGGGGTCACGTAAAAGCCCTGCGTACTGTtgctgttctggttggttgcttcACACTCTGCTGGTGCCCTTTCTTTGTGGTCAGTATTGTGCAGGTGTTGTGTCCCACCTGTAAACTTTATCACTTCTTGGAGAACCATCTCTGGTTGCTGGGAATCACAAACTCACTTATCAATCCTCTTGTTTATGCCTGCTGGCAGAGGGAAGCAAGGTATCAGATCTGTGAGGTCTTTGCTCATATTAAAGACAGGTTGTGTTGTATGACACACTCTAAGACAGCTGACAGATGCCACACAGACCAAATAACTGTTGGTCAGGCTGTAAGACTTCACGACAGGACACTGCCTGTCCATTTAACTTGCAGTGAATCTGTCACAATTCCTGATCAACATACTGTAGACTGA
- the LOC127627307 gene encoding LOW QUALITY PROTEIN: RNA-binding motif protein, X-linked 2-like (The sequence of the model RefSeq protein was modified relative to this genomic sequence to represent the inferred CDS: deleted 1 base in 1 codon), whose protein sequence is MNPLTKVKLINELNEREAELGVKDNVSWHSTYKDSAWIFIGGFPYELTEGDIICVFSQYGEIANINLVRDKKTGKSKGFCFLCYEDQRSTILAVDNFNGIKIKGRTIRVDHVANYRPPKDTDDIDDITEQLRKEGCAPKLPPPSSDSESEEDCAVPSKKQKKDKKEKKKKKKKEEKGIKGREAEARTEMSTSLPVKVKKEKEDEVYEKYAIKGPAENRRDRPGQESRGQPQYREEELERVRDRHRDDRRVERDRDKGGRSIDRSRGEKRHEDTQQRDNRDKGRGSNGERERERDGGRDRDRERDQDKGRDRDRDRSREGEHRRN, encoded by the exons ATGAA TCCGCTCACCAAAGTGAAGCTCATCAATGAACTGAATGAAAGAGAAGCTGAACTGGGAGTCAAAGACAATGTGTCCTGGCATTCAACCTATAAGGACAGTGCCTGGATCTTCATCG GTGGCTTCCCATATGAGCTGACAGAAGGAGACATCATCTGTGTTTTCTCTCA GTATGGAGAGATTGCTAACATAAATCTGGTTCGAGATAAAAAAACGGGCAAATCAAAGGGATTCTGCTTCCTTTGCTATGAGGATCAAAGGAGCACTATTCTGGCTGTGGATAACTTCAATGGAATCAAG ATTAAAGGCCGGACCATACGCGTGGACCATGTAGCAAATTATCGGCCACCTAAAGACACAGATGACATAGATGATATCACTGAACAACTGCGAAAAGAGGGCTGCGCTCCCAAACTGCCCCCTCCCTCCTCTGACTCAGAATCTGAGGAAGACTGTGCTGTACCTTCGAAAAAGCAGAAAAAAG ATAAaaaggaaaagaagaaaaagaagaaaaaagaagaaaaaggcaTTAAAGGTAGAGAAGCG GAGGCACGGACTGAGATGTCAACGTCTTTGCCAGTCAaagtgaagaaggagaaagaggATGAAGTGTATGAGAAGTATGCCATAAAAGGACCGGCAGAAAACAGAAGGGACAGACCTGGACAAGAGTCAAGAGGACAGCCACAGTACAGAGAAGAGGAGCTGGAGAGAGTCAGAGACAGACATAGAGATGATAGGAGAGTTGAGAGAGACAGGGATAAAGGAGGCAGAAGTATAGACCGGAGCAGAGGGGAGAAAAGACATGAAGACACACAACAGCGAGACAACAGGGACAAAGGAAGAGGGAGTaatggggaaagagagagagaaagagatggagggagagacagggatagagagagagaccaagACAAAGGAAGGGACCGAGACAGAGATCGCAGTCGTGAAGGAGAACACAGGCGAAACTGA